Genomic window (Candidatus Dependentiae bacterium):
TTAGTATTTTTTTTAATAACATTTAATATTGTATAAATATTTTTACATCCATTGAGATAATGATATTTATCATTACTCTTATATACCTCATCTGTCAGTTCAGTTCCTTGTTTGTTTACTTTATAAAAGATCTGATCTGTATTTCCAAGGCCGAACATCTTTGCGCCAAAGTTGCTCCATTCCTGTAATGAACCAGTATGAAATTTGTAAGTGGTATCAGGTAAGTGAGGATATTTTTGCCCTATAATTTGAACAAGGCCTTTATTTTTTTTTTCTATCGGAGCAAGATTACTTATGTAATTATCTTGTTTAGGGTCTTTCTTATAAAGCAGGCTGATTAAACCACTGGCAGATATTTGTGCTAGGATACGCTCACCGCTATCACTCTTGATGGTACCAGTAGCCACCTTTGTTTCTAAATTTATAACACCTTCAAAGTAATTTTTTTTTGCTAATTCTTGCGTGATTATATTAGTATTTTTTAATTCTTTTTTTAAGTAAGGAATAGTGAATCGATTAATAGCAACAATTCCTTCTTCATTATTGAGCGTAGCGAACTCTTCTTGATATAAATCAAATAAAGCAGGAGATTTTTCTTCATCTTCAGAGCTAGAATATGATTCTTCTTCGTTGTATAAGCTAAAATTCTGATATTGATTGTTACTTATACTTTGTGGTTTATACAACATATTCTGCTGTTGATTATTCGACTGGTACTGGTTGTTATTCCCCATGTTTTGTTGATTACCATATTGTATGACTTGGTATTGATTATTTAGTAGGTTTTGTTGATTATTGTATTGCACATTTTGTTGATTATATTGTTGATTGTTTAATGGATATCGGTTATTTCCAGTATTTTGCTGATTACCATATTGTGTAACTTGGCCTAGTGAACAGTAGCATTTATCACCTACTAAATAGTATTTTCCATCATGTTCGTTAAGCTCATATTCTTTTTGGTCATGTAAAATATAGCGCTGACCTAGCTGAGATTGTACTAAATACCAATTATTATCCTTTGCAAGGAAACATGGCTGTCCAGATCTATTGTTTTGAATTATTATGTTATTTTTATTCATAGCAAAACTAGGAATTACAATACTAGAGCATAAAAATAATATAGAAAAATATTTTTTGTGTAAATTCATAAATATATCCCCTGGACATTAGTAAAAATGATGCGCCGTTTAAAAATTAACATTTCTAGTCGCAATGTATTTTAGATATTTTGAGTTAATACGTCAAAATTTTTTTAATTTTTCTTTTTTTTAGAAATATTGTGAATAAATAGGAAATGTTGTACAAAGATTCTTAATCTCATTTTTGATGTAATTGAGTTGTTCTTGGTTATTTCTATTTTGTATGATATGGTCAATCCATATAGCAATCTGTTGTGCTTGTTGTTCTTTCATTCCTCGTGTAGTAATCGCTGGTGTACCAATTCTGATGCCACTGGTTATCCAAGGTTTTTTTGGGTCAAAAGGAATGCAGTTTCTATTAAGCACAATGCCAGTTTTTTCAAGTATAATTTCTGCATCTTTTCCAGAAATATTTTTATTACGCACATCGACAATTAATAAATGATTGTCAGTGCCACCAGCAACAATTCGGTAGCCACGTTGTTCTAATGTTTGCGCAATTGTTTGCGCATTATTAATCACTTGTTGTTGATATTCTTTAAAATCAGATTGTAGGGCTTCATAAAATGCGATTGCCTTTGCTGCAATAATATGCATGAATGGACCGCCTTGTATTCCAGGCATAACAGCTTTATCTATTTTTTCACCAAGTTGCTTTGTGCACATAATCAAACCACCACGTGGTCCACGTAGAGTTTTATGCGTTGTGCTTGTGACTACATCTGCATGGCCAATAGGGCTTGGGTGTAAACCAGCGGCAATCAGACCAGCAATGTGCGCAATATCTGCTAAAAAATATGCACTGACATCCTTTGCGATTTGAGCAAACGTTACAAAGTCAATAGTGCGAGAGTAGGCAGAAGCGCCAGCAACAATTAATTTTGGCCTATACATGTGTGCAAGCTCAGCAATTTCATCAAAATCGATTTGCTCTGTGTGCTTATTAACCTTATAACCAATGCAATTATACAATTTACCAGAAAAATTTACTTGATGCCCATGAGTTAAATGGCCACCCTCAGAAAGACTCATGCCTAAAATAGTGTCACCAGGTTGTAGTAATGCATGATAAACTGCCATATTTGCTTGAGAGCCTGAATGTGCTTGTACATTTACATGTTCAGCACTAAATAGTTTTTTGCATCGTTCAATAGCCAAAAGCTCTGCTTTGTCTATAATTTTACATCCGCCATAGTAGCGTCTACCAGGATAGCCCTCAGCATATTTATTCGTAAGTACTGATGCAGTTGCTTCAAGAATTTCTTTTGATACATAATTTTCCGAGGCAATTAAATTAATGGTATTTTCTTGTCGTTGCAATTCTTGATTTATAATACATAACAATTCTGGATCTTTTTTTTCAAGCATAGCGCTCACGCTTTATTTTTGGTTATCTTTAACCTAAATATTTATTAACAGCTTCATGGAAAGTATAACGCAAAAACAGGTTTAAAGATATTGATTGATCAGTGAATACTACATTGTTATTGCAAATAACTTTCAGTTGCAACT
Coding sequences:
- a CDS encoding serine hydroxymethyltransferase, with product MLEKKDPELLCIINQELQRQENTINLIASENYVSKEILEATASVLTNKYAEGYPGRRYYGGCKIIDKAELLAIERCKKLFSAEHVNVQAHSGSQANMAVYHALLQPGDTILGMSLSEGGHLTHGHQVNFSGKLYNCIGYKVNKHTEQIDFDEIAELAHMYRPKLIVAGASAYSRTIDFVTFAQIAKDVSAYFLADIAHIAGLIAAGLHPSPIGHADVVTSTTHKTLRGPRGGLIMCTKQLGEKIDKAVMPGIQGGPFMHIIAAKAIAFYEALQSDFKEYQQQVINNAQTIAQTLEQRGYRIVAGGTDNHLLIVDVRNKNISGKDAEIILEKTGIVLNRNCIPFDPKKPWITSGIRIGTPAITTRGMKEQQAQQIAIWIDHIIQNRNNQEQLNYIKNEIKNLCTTFPIYSQYF